Proteins found in one Bacillus subtilis subsp. subtilis str. 168 genomic segment:
- the yqiG gene encoding putative NADH-dependent flavin oxidoreductase (Evidence 3: Putative function from multiple computational evidences; PubMedId: 25355936; Product type e: enzyme), which translates to MNPKYKPLFEPFTFKSGVTINNRIAVAPMTHYASNEDGTISEAELDYIIPRSKEMGMVITACANVTPDGKAFPGQPAIHDDSNIPGLKKLAQAIQAQGAKAVVQIHHGGIECPSELVPQQDVVGPSDVFDNGKQIARALTEEEVENIVKAFGEATRRAIEAGFDGVEIHGANGYLIQQFYSPKTNQRTDRWGGSDEKRLAFPLAIVDEVKKAASEHAKGAFLVGYRLSPEEPETPGLTMTETYTLVDALGDKELDYLHISLMDVNSKARRGADPTRTRMDLLNERVGNKVPLIAVGSIHSADDALAVIENGIPLVAMGREILVDPNWTVKVKEGREKQIETVIKGTDKEKYHLPEPLWQAIVNTQGWVPYKD; encoded by the coding sequence ATGAATCCTAAGTATAAGCCACTTTTTGAACCATTTACGTTTAAAAGCGGCGTTACAATCAACAACCGGATCGCAGTAGCACCGATGACTCATTACGCTTCTAATGAAGACGGTACAATATCTGAAGCGGAGCTCGACTACATCATCCCCCGTTCAAAAGAGATGGGAATGGTGATTACAGCCTGCGCAAATGTTACACCGGACGGAAAAGCATTCCCCGGGCAGCCGGCCATCCATGACGATTCCAACATTCCAGGTTTAAAAAAGTTAGCACAAGCCATTCAGGCACAAGGCGCTAAAGCTGTTGTACAAATTCATCACGGCGGTATTGAGTGCCCGTCTGAGCTCGTTCCTCAACAGGATGTTGTGGGGCCAAGTGACGTGTTTGATAACGGCAAACAAATTGCTCGCGCATTAACAGAAGAAGAAGTGGAAAACATTGTGAAGGCGTTTGGAGAAGCGACAAGACGCGCCATTGAAGCCGGCTTTGACGGTGTCGAAATTCACGGTGCAAACGGCTACTTAATTCAGCAGTTTTATTCTCCGAAAACCAACCAGCGCACGGATCGCTGGGGAGGAAGCGATGAAAAACGATTAGCCTTCCCGCTCGCTATTGTCGATGAAGTGAAAAAAGCCGCTTCAGAACATGCGAAGGGTGCATTCTTAGTCGGCTACCGCCTGTCTCCGGAAGAACCTGAGACACCGGGATTGACAATGACTGAAACTTATACGCTTGTTGATGCTTTAGGGGATAAAGAATTGGATTATCTTCATATCTCACTGATGGACGTGAACTCAAAAGCGCGCCGCGGTGCAGATCCGACTCGCACACGCATGGACTTATTGAATGAACGTGTCGGAAACAAAGTGCCGCTGATCGCCGTCGGTTCCATCCATTCCGCTGATGACGCGCTTGCCGTCATCGAAAACGGTATTCCACTGGTCGCTATGGGACGCGAAATTCTAGTTGACCCTAACTGGACGGTAAAAGTAAAAGAAGGCCGTGAAAAGCAAATCGAAACAGTGATCAAAGGCACAGATAAAGAAAAATATCATTTGCCTGAACCGCTATGGCAAGCAATTGTGAACACACAAGGCTGGGTGCCTTATAAAGATTAA
- the spo0A gene encoding response regulator, phosphorylated in response to complex YlbF/YmcA/YaaT (Evidence 1a: Function from experimental evidences in the studied strain; PubMedId: 8504245, 12406209, 15556029, 15808745, 23569226, 26152584, 27148245, 27501195, 28723971; Product type r: regulator), translating into MEKIKVCVADDNRELVSLLSEYIEGQEDMEVIGVAYNGQECLSLFKEKDPDVLVLDIIMPHLDGLAVLERLRESDLKKQPNVIMLTAFGQEDVTKKAVDLGASYFILKPFDMENLVGHIRQVSGNASSVTHRAPSSQSSIIRSSQPEPKKKNLDASITSIIHEIGVPAHIKGYLYLREAISMVYNDIELLGSITKVLYPDIAKKFNTTASRVERAIRHAIEVAWSRGNIDSISSLFGYTVSMTKAKPTNSEFIAMVADKLRLEHKAS; encoded by the coding sequence GTGGAGAAAATTAAAGTTTGTGTTGCTGATGATAATCGAGAGCTGGTAAGCCTGTTAAGTGAATATATAGAAGGACAGGAAGACATGGAAGTGATCGGCGTTGCTTATAACGGACAGGAATGCCTGTCGCTGTTTAAAGAAAAAGATCCCGATGTGCTCGTATTAGATATTATTATGCCGCATCTAGACGGACTTGCGGTTTTAGAGAGGCTGAGGGAATCAGATCTGAAAAAACAGCCGAATGTCATTATGCTGACAGCCTTTGGGCAGGAAGATGTCACGAAAAAGGCCGTCGATTTAGGCGCGTCCTACTTTATTCTCAAACCGTTTGATATGGAAAACCTTGTCGGCCATATCCGCCAGGTCAGCGGAAATGCCAGCAGTGTGACGCATCGTGCGCCATCATCGCAAAGCAGTATTATACGCAGCAGCCAGCCTGAACCAAAGAAGAAAAATCTCGACGCGAGCATCACAAGCATTATCCATGAAATCGGCGTCCCAGCCCATATTAAAGGCTATCTCTATCTGCGCGAAGCAATCTCAATGGTATACAATGACATCGAATTGCTCGGCAGCATTACAAAAGTCCTCTATCCGGACATCGCCAAAAAATTTAACACAACCGCAAGCCGTGTAGAAAGAGCGATCCGCCATGCAATTGAAGTGGCATGGAGCAGAGGAAACATTGATTCCATTTCCTCGTTGTTTGGTTATACTGTCAGCATGACAAAAGCTAAACCTACCAACAGTGAATTCATTGCAATGGTTGCGGATAAGCTGAGGTTAGAGCATAAGGCTTCTTAA
- the spoIVB gene encoding regulatory membrane-associated serine protease (Evidence 1a: Function from experimental evidences in the studied strain; PubMedId: 12218026, 15292188, 16164552, 16238631, 16818230, 17493131, 17557826; Product type cp: cell process): MPDNIRKAVGLILLVSLLSVGLCKPLKEYLLIPTQMRVFETQTQAIETSLSVNAQTSESSEAFTVKKDPHEIKVTGKKSGESELVYDLAGFPIKKTKVHVLPDLKVIPGGQSIGVKLHSVGVLVVGFHQINTSEGKKSPGETAGIEAGDIIIEMNGQKIEKMNDVAPFIQKAGKTGESLDLLIKRDKQKIKTKLIPEKDEGEGKYRIGLYIRDSAAGIGTMTFYEPKTKKYGALGHVISDMDTKKPIVVENGEIVKSTVTSIEKGTGGNPGEKLARFSSERKTIGDINRNSPFGIFGTLHQPIQNNISDQALPVAFSTEVKKGPAEILTVIDDDKVEKFDIEIVSTTPQKFPATKGMVLKITDPRLLKETGGIVQGMSGSPIIQNGKVIGAVTHVFVNDPTSGYGVHIEWMLSEAGIDIYGKEKAS; the protein is encoded by the coding sequence ATGCCCGATAACATCAGAAAAGCAGTAGGTTTAATTCTCCTTGTTTCGTTATTAAGTGTAGGTTTATGCAAACCGCTAAAAGAATATTTACTGATTCCAACGCAAATGAGAGTATTTGAAACCCAAACACAAGCGATTGAAACGAGTTTATCGGTAAACGCTCAGACATCAGAATCCTCAGAAGCGTTTACAGTAAAGAAAGATCCGCATGAAATCAAGGTGACGGGCAAAAAATCAGGTGAGTCAGAATTGGTATATGATCTTGCCGGATTTCCAATTAAAAAAACAAAAGTGCATGTTCTTCCTGATTTAAAAGTTATACCTGGCGGACAATCAATCGGTGTAAAACTTCATTCCGTCGGTGTTCTTGTCGTCGGATTTCATCAAATCAATACAAGTGAAGGCAAAAAATCTCCGGGAGAAACGGCAGGAATTGAAGCGGGCGACATCATTATTGAGATGAATGGACAGAAAATTGAAAAAATGAATGATGTAGCCCCATTTATTCAAAAGGCTGGGAAAACTGGTGAATCTTTAGACTTACTGATCAAACGTGATAAACAGAAAATCAAAACGAAGCTGATCCCAGAAAAGGATGAAGGAGAAGGCAAATACAGAATCGGGTTATATATCAGAGATTCTGCTGCTGGCATCGGCACTATGACCTTTTATGAACCGAAAACAAAAAAATACGGAGCACTTGGCCACGTGATTTCCGATATGGACACAAAGAAACCAATTGTAGTGGAGAATGGAGAAATCGTTAAATCCACTGTAACATCAATTGAAAAAGGGACAGGCGGTAATCCGGGAGAAAAACTGGCGCGATTTTCCTCAGAACGCAAAACGATCGGGGATATTAACAGAAACAGCCCGTTTGGGATTTTCGGCACACTGCATCAGCCGATTCAAAACAACATATCAGATCAAGCATTGCCGGTTGCGTTTTCTACCGAAGTCAAAAAAGGGCCGGCTGAAATTTTAACGGTTATTGATGATGACAAAGTAGAAAAATTCGATATTGAAATCGTCAGCACAACGCCGCAAAAATTCCCTGCGACAAAAGGAATGGTGTTGAAAATTACCGATCCAAGACTGTTGAAAGAAACAGGAGGCATCGTACAGGGGATGAGCGGAAGCCCGATCATTCAAAATGGAAAAGTGATCGGTGCTGTCACCCATGTATTTGTAAATGACCCGACAAGCGGCTACGGTGTTCATATTGAATGGATGCTGTCAGAAGCAGGAATCGATATTTATGGAAAAGAAAAAGCAAGCTGA
- the recN gene encoding factor for double strand breaks DNA repair and genetic recombination (Evidence 1a: Function from experimental evidences in the studied strain; PubMedId: 15186413, 15849320, 15948952, 16009134, 16061691, 16385024, 17999999, 20360008, 21517913, 23380520, 24373815; Product type f : factor): MLAELSIKNFAIIEELTVSFERGLTVLTGETGAGKSIIIDAISLLVGGRGSSEFVRYGEAKAELEGLFLLESGHPVLGVCAEQGIDVSDEMIVMRRDISTSGKSVCRVNGKLVTIASLREIGRLLLDIHGQHDNQLLMEDENHLQLLDKFAGAEVESALKTYQEGYQRYVKLLKKLKQLSESEQEMAHRLDLIQFQLEEIESAKLELNEDEQLQEERQQISNFEKIYESLQNAYNALRSEQGGLDWVGMASAQLEDISDINEPLKKMSESVSNSYYLLEDATFQMRNMLDELEFDPERLNYIETRLNEIKQLKRKYGATVEDILEYASKIEEEIDQIENRDSHLQSLKKELDSVGKDVAVEAANVSQIRKTWAKKLADEIHRELKSLYMEKSTFDTEFKVRTASRNEEAPLVNGQPVQLTEQGIDLVKFLISTNTGEPLKSLSKVASGGELSRVMLAIKSIFSSQQDVTSIIFDEVDTGVSGRVAQAIAEKIHKVSIGSQVLCITHLPQVAAMADTHLYIAKELKDGRTTTRVKPLSKQEKVAEIGRMIAGVEVTDLTKRHAKELLKQADQVKTTG; this comes from the coding sequence TTGTTAGCTGAACTATCGATTAAAAACTTTGCCATTATTGAGGAACTGACGGTTTCTTTTGAACGCGGGCTTACGGTTTTAACAGGAGAAACCGGAGCCGGCAAATCCATCATCATAGATGCCATTTCTCTTTTAGTCGGAGGCCGCGGATCATCTGAATTTGTTAGATATGGGGAAGCAAAAGCCGAACTTGAAGGGCTGTTTCTGTTGGAGAGCGGCCATCCTGTTTTAGGCGTATGCGCTGAGCAGGGAATCGACGTTTCAGACGAAATGATCGTCATGAGAAGGGATATCAGCACGAGCGGGAAAAGCGTTTGCCGTGTCAATGGCAAGCTTGTCACGATTGCTTCACTAAGAGAGATCGGCAGGCTTTTATTAGATATTCACGGGCAGCACGATAACCAGCTGTTAATGGAAGACGAAAATCATCTCCAGCTTTTGGACAAGTTTGCCGGGGCCGAAGTGGAAAGCGCGCTCAAAACGTATCAGGAAGGGTACCAGCGGTATGTGAAGCTGCTCAAAAAGCTTAAGCAGCTTTCTGAAAGCGAACAGGAAATGGCCCATCGTCTTGATCTTATTCAATTTCAGCTCGAAGAAATCGAATCGGCAAAGCTTGAGCTTAACGAAGATGAACAGCTCCAAGAAGAGCGCCAGCAAATTTCAAACTTTGAGAAGATATATGAGTCGCTGCAAAATGCATATAACGCGCTTCGCAGTGAGCAGGGCGGATTGGACTGGGTTGGAATGGCATCAGCGCAGCTTGAAGATATATCTGATATAAACGAACCGCTGAAAAAAATGTCTGAAAGTGTTTCGAACTCCTACTATTTGCTTGAGGATGCCACATTTCAGATGAGAAATATGCTGGATGAGCTTGAATTTGATCCGGAACGCCTGAACTATATTGAGACGCGACTTAATGAAATCAAACAGCTGAAACGAAAATACGGTGCCACTGTTGAAGACATTTTGGAATATGCTTCTAAAATTGAAGAAGAGATTGACCAAATTGAAAACAGGGACAGCCACCTTCAAAGCTTGAAAAAGGAGCTTGACTCCGTCGGCAAAGATGTCGCAGTGGAAGCGGCAAATGTGTCACAAATCCGAAAAACATGGGCGAAAAAGCTGGCTGATGAGATTCATCGGGAATTAAAAAGCCTGTACATGGAAAAATCAACTTTTGATACGGAATTTAAGGTCAGAACAGCGTCACGCAATGAAGAGGCGCCGCTTGTAAACGGCCAGCCCGTTCAGCTGACTGAACAAGGGATTGACCTGGTGAAGTTTTTAATTTCAACCAATACAGGCGAGCCGCTGAAATCCCTTTCGAAAGTCGCTTCAGGTGGAGAGCTGTCACGGGTGATGCTTGCCATAAAAAGCATTTTTTCCTCACAACAGGATGTGACATCGATCATTTTTGACGAGGTTGATACCGGTGTAAGCGGCAGGGTCGCACAGGCAATTGCTGAGAAGATCCATAAGGTGTCAATAGGATCACAAGTGCTGTGCATTACACACCTGCCTCAGGTGGCTGCCATGGCCGATACGCATCTTTATATTGCGAAGGAGTTAAAAGACGGCAGAACGACGACACGTGTCAAGCCGCTCTCTAAGCAGGAAAAGGTAGCGGAAATCGGGCGCATGATTGCAGGTGTCGAAGTAACCGACTTAACGAAACGCCATGCGAAAGAACTTTTAAAACAAGCGGATCAAGTCAAAACAACTGGGTAA
- the argR gene encoding transcriptional regulator (AhrC(ArgR)-arginine) (Evidence 1a: Function from experimental evidences in the studied strain; PubMedId: 180070, 9194709, 9383188, 11305941, 11856827, 17020585, 17576690, 18007040, 18455186; Product type r: regulator): MNKGQRHIKIREIITSNEIETQDELVDMLKQDGYKVTQATVSRDIKELHLVKVPTNNGSYKYSLPADQRFNPLSKLKRALMDAFVKIDSASHMIVLKTMPGNAQAIGALMDNLDWDEMMGTICGDDTILIICRTPEDTEGVKNRLLELL; the protein is encoded by the coding sequence ATGAACAAAGGCCAGAGGCATATTAAAATCAGAGAGATCATTACAAGCAATGAAATCGAAACGCAGGATGAATTGGTCGACATGCTAAAGCAGGATGGATACAAAGTAACGCAGGCCACGGTATCACGGGATATTAAAGAACTTCACCTTGTAAAAGTGCCTACAAATAATGGTTCTTACAAATACAGTCTTCCGGCGGACCAGCGTTTCAATCCGCTGTCAAAGCTAAAGCGGGCATTGATGGACGCATTTGTGAAAATAGACTCAGCAAGCCATATGATTGTGCTGAAAACGATGCCGGGCAATGCCCAGGCAATCGGGGCGCTGATGGACAATTTGGACTGGGATGAAATGATGGGGACCATTTGCGGAGATGATACGATTTTAATTATTTGCCGGACTCCTGAAGATACAGAAGGCGTAAAAAACAGGCTCCTTGAACTGCTGTAA
- the yqxC gene encoding putative 2'-O-ribose RNA methyltransferase (Evidence 3: Putative function from multiple computational evidences; PubMedId: 16014871, 22333191, 24809820; Product type e: enzyme): protein MTSKKERLDVLLVERGLAETREKAKRAIMAGIVYSNENRLDKPGEKIDRDLPLTVKGNPLRYVSRGGLKLEKALKEFPVSVKDKIMIDIGSSTGGFTDCALQNGAKQSYAVDVGYNQLAWKLRQDERVVVMERTNFRYATPADFTKGMPEFATIDVSFISLRLILPVLRTLLVPGSDCMALVKPQFEAGRESVGKKGIVRDPKVHADVLKRMISFSAAEGYICKGLSFSPITGGDGNIEFLLHLHWPGEGQEGQELPEEEIMRVVEEAHKTLKEKKADVPE from the coding sequence ATGACGTCAAAGAAAGAACGATTAGATGTATTATTAGTGGAAAGAGGGCTGGCGGAAACGCGTGAAAAAGCCAAAAGAGCCATTATGGCGGGGATCGTCTATTCAAACGAAAACCGCTTGGACAAGCCTGGAGAAAAAATTGACCGCGACCTTCCGTTAACTGTCAAAGGAAACCCGCTGAGGTATGTGAGCAGGGGCGGCTTAAAGCTCGAAAAAGCGTTGAAGGAATTTCCCGTCTCTGTCAAAGATAAAATTATGATTGATATTGGCTCCTCCACCGGCGGTTTTACGGACTGCGCTTTGCAAAATGGAGCTAAACAGTCATACGCTGTGGATGTAGGCTATAATCAGCTTGCATGGAAGCTTAGACAGGATGAACGGGTCGTCGTGATGGAACGGACGAACTTTCGTTATGCAACACCGGCAGACTTTACAAAGGGCATGCCGGAGTTTGCCACAATTGATGTGTCCTTTATTTCACTGCGGCTCATCCTGCCTGTCCTAAGGACTTTGCTCGTACCGGGCAGCGACTGCATGGCTTTAGTTAAGCCTCAGTTTGAAGCGGGACGGGAATCCGTCGGCAAAAAAGGGATTGTTAGAGATCCTAAAGTGCATGCTGATGTGCTCAAGCGAATGATCAGTTTTTCTGCCGCTGAAGGCTATATCTGTAAAGGCTTGTCATTTTCTCCAATCACGGGAGGAGACGGAAATATTGAGTTTCTCCTTCATTTGCATTGGCCGGGAGAGGGACAGGAAGGCCAGGAACTGCCGGAAGAAGAGATCATGCGCGTTGTAGAAGAAGCACATAAGACGTTAAAAGAAAAAAAAGCAGATGTACCGGAATAA
- the dxs gene encoding 1-deoxyxylulose-5-phosphate synthase (Evidence 2a: Function from experimental evidences in other organisms; PubMedId: 12682299, 12882400, 15292217, 17458547, 23840410, 25212876; Product type e : enzyme), whose product MDLLSIQDPSFLKNMSIDELEKLSDEIRQFLITSLSASGGHIGPNLGVVELTVALHKEFNSPKDKFLWDVGHQSYVHKLLTGRGKEFATLRQYKGLCGFPKRSESEHDVWETGHSSTSLSGAMGMAAARDIKGTDEYIIPIIGDGALTGGMALEALNHIGDEKKDMIVILNDNEMSIAPNVGAIHSMLGRLRTAGKYQWVKDELEYLFKKIPAVGGKLAATAERVKDSLKYMLVSGMFFEELGFTYLGPVDGHSYHELIENLQYAKKTKGPVLLHVITKKGKGYKPAETDTIGTWHGTGPYKINTGDFVKPKAAAPSWSGLVSGTVQRMAREDGRIVAITPAMPVGSKLEGFAKEFPDRMFDVGIAEQHAATMAAAMAMQGMKPFLAIYSTFLQRAYDQVVHDICRQNANVFIGIDRAGLVGADGETHQGVFDIAFMRHIPNMVLMMPKDENEGQHMVHTALSYDEGPIAMRFPRGNGLGVKMDEQLKTIPIGTWEVLRPGNDAVILTFGTTIEMAIEAAEELQKEGLSVRVVNARFIKPIDEKMMKSILKEGLPILTIEEAVLEGGFGSSILEFAHDQGEYHTPIDRMGIPDRFIEHGSVTALLEEIGLTKQQVANRIRLLMPPKTHKGIGS is encoded by the coding sequence TTGGATCTTTTATCAATACAGGACCCGTCGTTTTTAAAAAACATGTCCATTGATGAATTAGAGAAATTAAGTGATGAAATCCGTCAGTTTTTAATTACAAGTTTATCCGCTTCCGGCGGCCACATCGGCCCAAACTTAGGTGTCGTAGAGCTTACTGTTGCCCTGCATAAGGAATTTAACAGCCCGAAAGACAAATTTTTATGGGATGTAGGCCATCAGTCGTATGTCCATAAGCTGCTGACAGGACGCGGAAAAGAATTTGCGACGCTTCGCCAGTACAAAGGGCTTTGCGGATTTCCAAAGCGGAGTGAAAGCGAGCACGATGTTTGGGAAACCGGGCACAGCTCGACTTCTCTGTCAGGCGCGATGGGAATGGCAGCTGCCCGTGATATTAAAGGAACGGATGAATATATTATTCCGATCATTGGTGACGGCGCGCTGACCGGCGGTATGGCGCTCGAAGCCCTTAACCACATCGGCGACGAGAAAAAAGACATGATTGTCATCCTTAATGATAATGAAATGAGTATTGCGCCAAACGTCGGTGCCATTCACTCTATGCTCGGACGGCTCCGCACTGCGGGGAAATACCAGTGGGTCAAAGATGAGCTTGAATACTTATTTAAAAAGATTCCGGCAGTTGGGGGCAAGCTTGCCGCCACGGCGGAACGGGTCAAAGACAGCCTGAAATACATGCTCGTCTCCGGAATGTTTTTCGAGGAGCTCGGTTTTACGTATTTGGGCCCAGTGGACGGACATTCTTATCATGAGCTGATTGAGAATCTTCAATACGCCAAAAAAACGAAAGGCCCTGTTCTTCTGCACGTCATTACGAAAAAAGGGAAGGGGTACAAACCGGCTGAGACCGATACGATTGGGACATGGCATGGTACCGGACCATATAAAATTAATACCGGTGACTTTGTAAAGCCGAAAGCCGCAGCTCCTTCGTGGAGCGGTCTTGTCAGCGGAACTGTGCAGCGAATGGCGCGCGAGGACGGACGCATTGTAGCCATTACGCCGGCTATGCCTGTCGGTTCAAAGCTTGAAGGCTTCGCAAAGGAATTCCCTGACCGGATGTTCGACGTAGGAATCGCAGAACAGCATGCCGCAACAATGGCTGCAGCTATGGCAATGCAGGGTATGAAGCCGTTTTTGGCGATTTACTCAACCTTCCTGCAAAGGGCATATGACCAAGTTGTTCATGACATCTGCCGCCAAAACGCTAATGTGTTTATTGGAATTGACCGTGCTGGACTCGTTGGCGCTGATGGAGAGACACATCAAGGCGTGTTTGATATTGCGTTTATGCGCCACATTCCAAACATGGTCTTAATGATGCCGAAAGACGAAAATGAAGGCCAGCACATGGTTCATACAGCACTTAGCTATGACGAAGGCCCGATAGCAATGCGTTTTCCGCGCGGAAACGGACTCGGCGTAAAAATGGATGAACAGTTGAAAACGATTCCGATCGGTACGTGGGAGGTGCTGCGTCCAGGGAACGATGCTGTCATCTTAACATTCGGCACAACAATCGAAATGGCGATTGAAGCAGCCGAAGAGCTGCAGAAAGAAGGCCTTTCCGTGCGCGTTGTGAATGCGCGTTTTATTAAGCCGATTGATGAAAAGATGATGAAGAGTATCCTAAAAGAAGGCTTGCCAATTTTAACAATTGAAGAAGCGGTCTTAGAAGGCGGTTTCGGAAGCTCGATTTTAGAATTCGCTCATGATCAAGGTGAATATCATACTCCGATTGACAGAATGGGTATACCTGATCGGTTTATTGAACACGGAAGTGTAACAGCGCTTCTTGAGGAAATTGGACTGACAAAACAGCAGGTGGCAAATCGTATTAGATTACTGATGCCACCAAAGACACACAAAGGAATTGGATCATGA
- the ispA gene encoding farnesyl diphosphate synthase (Evidence 2a: Function from experimental evidences in other organisms; PubMedId: 8755734, 12682299, 17147392, 23569278; Product type e: enzyme), translated as MTNKLTSFLADRKKTIENQLSVYTEKLDMPDSLKKSMLYSLQAGGKRLRPLIVLAVLNAYGKSEKDGIPVGCAVEMIHTYSLIHDDLPCMDDDDLRRGKPTNHKVFGEATAVLAGDGLLTESFKLITSHVSDEVSAEKRLRLVNELISAAGTEGMVGGQVADMEAENRQVTLEELESIHERKTAKLLGFCVIAGAILADAPEEDIETLRTFSSHIGIGFQIRDDILDLEGSEEKIGKRVGSDTTNDKSTYPSLLSLEGAKHKLDVHIKEAKRLIGGLSLQKDLLYELCDLIAARDH; from the coding sequence GTGACAAATAAATTAACGAGCTTTCTGGCGGACCGGAAAAAAACAATTGAAAATCAGCTTTCTGTCTATACAGAAAAGCTTGATATGCCGGACTCATTAAAGAAATCTATGCTATATTCTCTACAGGCCGGCGGAAAGCGGTTGCGGCCTCTGATTGTACTGGCTGTTTTAAATGCATATGGAAAAAGCGAAAAAGACGGCATTCCGGTGGGCTGTGCTGTCGAAATGATTCACACGTATTCGTTAATTCATGATGATCTTCCATGCATGGATGATGACGATTTGCGCCGCGGGAAGCCGACAAACCATAAAGTGTTTGGTGAAGCGACGGCAGTATTAGCGGGTGACGGGCTGCTCACAGAAAGCTTTAAGCTGATTACCTCCCACGTGTCAGACGAGGTGTCAGCAGAAAAGCGCCTGCGGCTTGTGAATGAACTGATTTCAGCGGCAGGCACCGAAGGCATGGTCGGTGGGCAAGTAGCTGATATGGAAGCGGAAAACCGACAAGTCACGCTTGAAGAGCTCGAATCCATTCATGAACGGAAAACTGCCAAGCTCCTTGGCTTTTGTGTAATCGCCGGTGCTATTTTGGCTGATGCGCCTGAGGAAGACATTGAAACACTGCGTACCTTCAGCAGCCACATTGGAATCGGATTTCAAATCAGAGACGATATTTTAGATTTAGAAGGCAGTGAAGAGAAAATCGGCAAACGTGTCGGCTCGGATACCACAAATGACAAATCGACATACCCGTCGCTTCTTTCATTGGAAGGGGCCAAACATAAATTGGATGTTCATATAAAAGAGGCGAAGCGATTGATCGGCGGACTCTCTCTTCAAAAAGACCTTTTATATGAGCTTTGTGATTTAATTGCGGCAAGAGATCACTAA
- the xseB gene encoding exodeoxyribonuclease VII (small subunit) (Evidence 2a: Function from experimental evidences in other organisms; PubMedId: 11381137, 12682299; Product type e: enzyme) produces MTDVKKNENMTFEEAMKGLESIVSKLEEGDVPLEQAINYFQEGMALSKMCHEKLQKVEKQMDFILKEDGELAPFSVQEEDEGDK; encoded by the coding sequence ATGACAGACGTGAAAAAAAATGAAAACATGACATTTGAAGAAGCGATGAAAGGGCTTGAGAGCATTGTATCAAAGCTTGAAGAGGGAGATGTGCCTCTAGAGCAAGCCATTAACTATTTCCAAGAAGGCATGGCTCTGTCAAAAATGTGCCATGAAAAGCTGCAAAAAGTCGAAAAGCAAATGGACTTCATTTTAAAAGAAGACGGCGAACTGGCACCTTTCAGTGTTCAGGAGGAAGACGAAGGTGACAAATAA